The nucleotide window TAATCGAAACCGAACTCGTTATTGGTGCCGTAGGTGATGTCGGCGGCGTAGTTGATGCGGCGCTGGTCGTCCTCGATGCCGTGCACGATCACCCCTACCGTCAGCCCCAGGAAACCGTACAGCCGGCCCATCCATTCCGAGTCGCGCCGAGCCAGATAATCGTTGACCGTAACGACGTGCACGCCCTTGCCGCTGATGGCGTTCAGGTAGGCCGGCAGGGTGGCGACCAGGGTCTTGCCTTCGCCGGTTTTCATTTCGGAGATTTTGCCGGAATGCAGCACCATGCCGCCGATCAACTGGACGTCGAAATGGCGCATGCCCAGTACGCGCTTGCCCGCCTCGCGGCAGACGGCAAATGCCTCGGGCAGCAGGGCGTCCAGCGATTCGCCCTTGGCATGGCGTTCCTTGAATTCGACGGTCTTTGCTTGCAGTTGCTGGTCGGAGAGGGTTTCGACGGATGCTTCCAGGCTGTTGATCTTGTGAACGATCGGCCACAGCTTTTTCAGCTCGCGCTCGTTTTTGCTGCCGACGATCTTTTTGATAAGAGACCCGAACATGTATATCTCCCACTTCGTGTAATTGGCAAATAGCTTATAAAATTACCATGAATCCCCAAAGTACTCAACAGAAAAGGGCAGACCGTGATGCTGCCCGCCTGCCGGAGCTAACGCTGGACAGGGTTTGCGTCTGCCTGTGATTCGGCCCGCGGGGAACAGATTTTTTTAGACACATGGCAGTAATTTTGTGCTATATATCGGGTCATCTTTTTGAATGCAGATTCCCCAGGCGTTCCAAGCTTGGGGTTTTTTTGTTGTCTGTCCGGAAGCGGGTATGTTCAGGGGATTTCCGGGGGGCAGCCCGTGCGGCAGTTTCATTCATTCTGCCGGAAAAACTTTTATTCGACGGAATTATACCATGGCAGCGAAGGCCCCGGTCTCAGGTCGGGGCCTTCGCTTTTCAGATGGAAGGAGTTTATATGAATTTCAAAGCGTTTGATTTGCATCCCGCTGTTGCCGCCGGCATCGCAGCGGCCGGCTTTGCAGCGCCCACCCCGATTCAGGAGCAGGCCATTCCCCCGGTGATGGCCGGACATGACGTGATGGGCCTGGCCCAGACCGGAACCGGCAAAACTGCGGCCTTTGTTCTGCCGATCCTGCATCGCCTGATGCAGGGGGCGCGGGGCAGGGTACGGGCGCTGATCGTTGCCCCGACTCGGGAACTGGCCGAGCAGATCCACGAGGCTATCGTGATGCTGGGGGGGCAGACCCGGCTCAGGAGCGTTACCATCTACGGCGGGGTGTCGGTCAATCCGCAGATCGAGAAGCTCAAAGGGGGCGCGGAGATCGTCGTGGCCTGTCCGGGCCGGCTGCTCGACCACCTGAGCCAGGGGACCATCGACCTTTCGCTGGTCGAGACGCTGGTACTGGATGAGGCGGATCAGATGTTCGACATGGGGTTTCTGCCCGATATCCGCCGGATTCTCAAGCAGCTTCCCCCCCGTCGGCAGACGCTGCTCTTTTCGGCCACCATGCCGGACGATATCCGCCGCCTTGCCAACGACATCCTGCACCAGCCGGTCACAGTGCAGGCCGGTATCATCGCTCCGCCGGTCACCGTGACCCATGCCCTCTACCCGGTGGCCCAACACCTCAAGACCCCTTTGCTGTTCGAACTGCTGCGCCACACCGACACCGAGTCGGTGCTGATCTTCACCCGTACCAAGCATCGCGCCAAACGG belongs to Geobacter sp. SVR and includes:
- a CDS encoding DEAD/DEAH box helicase; this encodes MNFKAFDLHPAVAAGIAAAGFAAPTPIQEQAIPPVMAGHDVMGLAQTGTGKTAAFVLPILHRLMQGARGRVRALIVAPTRELAEQIHEAIVMLGGQTRLRSVTIYGGVSVNPQIEKLKGGAEIVVACPGRLLDHLSQGTIDLSLVETLVLDEADQMFDMGFLPDIRRILKQLPPRRQTLLFSATMPDDIRRLANDILHQPVTVQAGIIAPPVTVTHALYPVAQHLKTPLLFELLRHTDTESVLIFTRTKHRAKRLGEQLEKGGYKAASLQGNLSQNRRQAALDGFRDGTFQILVATDIAARGIDVSSVSHVVNYDITDTAEAYIHRIGRTGRAARTGDAFTLVTTDDAAMVRTIEKKLGCGIERRTLEGFDYSVPAPHKDTEFERPPRPPRGPGKAAAKPLPAQTAAAHGTSKGGAGRPASQPKPHHPGSAPAARHPRRSSRAR